A section of the Humulus lupulus chromosome 2, drHumLupu1.1, whole genome shotgun sequence genome encodes:
- the LOC133816499 gene encoding uncharacterized protein LOC133816499 isoform X2 has product MRPQSTQSLLSMEEFCFFMLSQTIFPYLGYLSLDSWLLHGILLEIDHISYVRQAFEAASLRFFLEILESDLLNESDESLCSQFWDRESFVYGPIRCLLCNLESEFPFRTVELIRLLSSLSEGTWPTECV; this is encoded by the exons ATGAGGCCTCAAAGTACTCAGTCATTGCTTTCCATGGAGGAATTTTGCTTCTTCATGCTATCACAAACAATCTTCCCATATCTTGGTTATCTTTCTTTGGACAGTTGGCTGCTGCATGGAATATTGTTG GAGATTGATCATATTAGCTATGTTCGTCAAGCTTTTGAAGCTGCATCTTTGAGATTTTTTCTTGAGATCCTCGAGAGTGACTTATTAAATGAGTCAGAT GAATCACTTTGCAGTCAGTTTTGGGACAGAGAAAGTTTTGTTTATGGTCCTATTCGGTGTCTTCTTTGTAACCTAGAAAGTGAATTTCCCTTCAGGACTGTGGAACTTATTCGCCTCTTATCATCCCTATCTGAAGGAACTTGGCCAACAGAATGTGTGTaa
- the LOC133816499 gene encoding uncharacterized protein LOC133816499 isoform X1 yields MDAIVSSFNAFETKEAGPLILTWALFLCLISSLPVKEENNVLMEIDHISYVRQAFEAASLRFFLEILESDLLNESDESLCSQFWDRESFVYGPIRCLLCNLESEFPFRTVELIRLLSSLSEGTWPTECV; encoded by the exons ATGGATGCAATAGTGTCAAGTTTTAATGCTTTTGAAACTAAGGAAGCAGGCCCACTAATTCTAACATGGGCACTGTTTCTTTGTCTGATTTCATCACTTCCGGTAAAAGAAGAAAACAATGTTCTAATG GAGATTGATCATATTAGCTATGTTCGTCAAGCTTTTGAAGCTGCATCTTTGAGATTTTTTCTTGAGATCCTCGAGAGTGACTTATTAAATGAGTCAGAT GAATCACTTTGCAGTCAGTTTTGGGACAGAGAAAGTTTTGTTTATGGTCCTATTCGGTGTCTTCTTTGTAACCTAGAAAGTGAATTTCCCTTCAGGACTGTGGAACTTATTCGCCTCTTATCATCCCTATCTGAAGGAACTTGGCCAACAGAATGTGTGTaa